From Bombyx mori chromosome 26, ASM3026992v2, one genomic window encodes:
- the LOC134201489 gene encoding serine/threonine-protein phosphatase 2A 65 kDa regulatory subunit A alpha isoform-like isoform X1, with protein sequence MAASDSGTDESLYPIAVLIDELKNEDVQLRLNSIKKLSTIALALGVERTKSELIPFLTETIYDEDEVLLALAEQLGNFINLVGGGEFAHCLLPPLETLAAVEETVVRDKAVASLRAVAEHHSPQALEEHFVPLVQRLAGGDWFTSRTSACGLFSVCYPRVSAVVKAELRQHFCSLCQDDTPMVRRAAAYKLGEFAKVVEIEYVKSDLIPIFVFLAKDDQDSVRLLAAEACAVVASLLAPEDMEQHVMPTVRARAGDTSWRVRYMVADKFVELQQAVGPELARTDLAQIFQALLKDSEAEVRAAAAGKVKDFCMNLDKAHQEHIIMTMILPQIKDLVCDANQHVKSALASVIMGLSPIVGRQNTIEHLLPLFLTQLKDECPEVRLNIISNLECVNEVIGIQQLVQSLLPAIVELAEDTKWRVRLAIIEHMPLLAGQLGQEFFDEKLTSLCMSWLVDHVYAIREAATLNLKKLVEQYGPQWAENNVIPKVLNMSHEQNYLHRMTYLFCINVLSEVCGKDITTRVLLPTVLSMADDNVANVRFNVAKTLQIMAKYLDPAVIQPQVKPVLEKLNVDPDVDVKYFASEAIAGIAG encoded by the exons ATGGCAGCGAGTGACTCCGGGACGGATGAATCATTGTATCCGATTGCTGTTCTCATAGATGAGCTAAAGAATGAGGATGTACAGCTTCGTTTGAACTCTATAAAGAAATTGTCGACGATCGCGTTGGCTCTGGGCGTGGAGAGGACTAAATCGGAGTTGATCCCGTTCCTCACTGAGACAATCTATGATGAAGACGAGGTTCTCTTAGCACTCGCTGAACAACTTG GTAACTTCATAAACTTGGTTGGAGGGGGAGAATTTGCACACTGTCTCCTTCCTCCACTAGAGACATTAGCAGCAGTGGAAGAAACAGTAGTCAGAGACAAGGCAGTGGCCTCGCTCCGTGCTGTTGCCGAGCACCATAGCCCCCAGGCACTCGAGGAACACTTTGTGCCATTAGTACAGCGTCTTGCCGGAGGAGACTGGTTTACTTCCAGAACATCTGCCTGTGGACTCTTtag TGTCTGCTACCCACGCGTTTCGGCCGTAGTGAAGGCGGAACTTCGTCAGCATTTTTGCTCGCTCTGCCAAGATGACACTCCGATGGTGCGACGCGCTGCCGCCTACAAACTTGGGGAGTTCGCTAAAGTCGTAGAAATCGAATACGTCAAGAGCGATCTCATTCCCATCTTTGTGTTTTTGGCAAAG gaTGACCAAGACTCGGTACGTTTGCTAGCCGCAGAGGCATGTGCTGTTGTGGCTTCTCTGCTGGCACCCGAGGATATGGAGCAACATGTGATGCCGACCGTGCGGGCTCGTGCCGGAGATACTTCGTGGAGGGTGCGGTACATGGTCGCTGATAA GTTCGTAGAGCTGCAACAAGCTGTTGGTCCAGAGCTAGCTCGTACAGATCTAGCACAGATCTTCCAGGCACTGCTCAAGGACTCGGAGGCTGAGGTTAGAGCCGCAGCTGCTGGGAAG GTCAAGGACTTCTGTATGAACTTGGATAAAGCTCATCAAGAACACATCATCATGACCATGATCTTGCCACAGATCAAGGACTTGGTGTGTGATGCCAACCAACACGTCAAGTCTGCCCTAGCCTCCGTCATCATGGGCCTGAGCCCCATAGTGGGCAGACAGAACACTATTGAACATCTCCTGCCGCTGTTCCTCACACAACTGAAGGATGAATGTCCCGAAGTCCGACTCAACATAATCTCCAACCTCGAGTGTGTGAATGAAGTGATCGGCATCCAACAGCTGGTGCAGTCTCTCCTCCCCGCCATCGTGGAGCTGGCAGAGGACACCAAGTGGAGGGTCCGTCTGGCCATCATCGAGCACATGCCGCTACTGGCGGGACAGCTGGGCCAGGAGTTCTTCGACGAGAAGCTGACCAGCTTGTGCATGTCGTGGCTGGTGGACCACGTGTACGCCATCCGCGAGGCTGCGACCCTCAACCTGAAGAAGCTGGTGGAGCAGTACGGGCCGCAGTGGGCAGAGAACAACGTCATACCCAAAGTACTGAACATGTCGCACGAGCAGAACTACTTGCACAGGATGACGTACTTGTTCTGCATTAACGTGCTGTCCGAAGTGTGCGGCAAGGACATCACGACCAGGGTGCTGCTGCCGACCGTGTTGTCTATGGCCGACGACAATGTTGCCAACGTGCGGTTCAATGTTGCCAAGACGCTGCAGATAATGGCCAAATACTTGGACCCGGCCGTCATCCAGCCCCAAGTCAAGCCGGTCCTGGAGAAGCTGAACGTGGACCCCGACGTCGACGTCAAGTACTTCGCATCGGAAGCGATCGCCGGAATAGCTGgataa
- the LOC101735821 gene encoding negative elongation factor A isoform X1, whose protein sequence is MANVRDSDISLWLHNKLGTSNDSWTSGSICSQLNAEVLKNIKDCFPELQPQVKLKLLLSFFHIPRRNVEEWKSELEEILEVAAMDSDLWVAMLAEVLKTYPSAGTLNTEIAEFDETRPIFSDMIGELRRALAKHSDLGLLPLECLYLNKNALVSVVGQQTNPIKHFTLKRKPKSASLRSELLAKATEVQANQKKAQAPTVPIRSRGMPRKMTDTTPLKGLPSLGAGRAAMRAGGTGWRSQRPGIKLLDIADQPATHAQIKKRRKLEMEEGAKKAAAAAPPSPPPPAGDKTQNNKTEEPPTSVPSSEPTPAASPPPAGPVAAPPAPARAASPDPRPALLHDGPPPLASPILVQGPSGGKLVLASGGKPVLVPALLNSSAVLLQPGGKAVLLHNIKQVTQPVVQQQQRTTVPVPALHQTQTLHHQIPQTQVQIQQQVQQPTPVQPAPQPAATPLLPRRGLSLTREQMLEAQDMFRNANRVTRPEKALILGFMAGSRDNPCPNLGNIVTIKLSENIENVLQSDDTYLTMLSEMHFQMNYNNGQWTRLKKYRPIDGMVPQKIPPGSTVISAGNQQPVVSIANQTIS, encoded by the exons ATGGCGAACGTGCGGGATAGTGACATATCTTTGTGGCTCCACAATAAACTCGGTACATCGAACGATTCTTGGACAAGTGGCTCGATTTGTTCACAATTAAACGCTGAAGTATTAAAGAATATAAAAGACTGTTTTCCAGAATTACAACCGCAagtgaaattgaaattattactaAGTTTCTTTCATATCCCGCGCAGAAATGTTGAAGAG TGGAAAAGTGAACTCGAGGAGATCCTTGAAGTTGCTGCAATGGATTCAGACCTCTGGGTGGCGATGCTTGCTGAAGTCCTCAAAACGTACCCCTCAGCTGGCACCCTTAATACAGAGATAGCAGAGTTTGATGAGACAAGACCAATATTTAGTGATATGATTGGAGAGTTAAGGAGAGCTTTAGCCAAACATTCGGATCTAGGATTATTACCGCTGGAGTGCCTGTATTTAAATAAGAATGCTTTAGTATCTGTG GTTGGCCAACAAACAAATCCGATAAAACATTTTACACTGAAACGGAAACCTAAATCGGCATCGCTCAGAAGCGAGCTCCTTGCCAAAGCTACAGAGGTTCAGGCAAATCAGAAGAAAGCTCAAGCTCCTACCGTACCAATACGTAGCAGAGGAATGCCTCGGAAAATGACAGATACTA CTCCCCTGAAGGGTTTGCCGTCGTTGGGCGCGGGTCGTGCGGCCATGCGCGCGGGCGGCACGGGCTGGCGCTCGCAGCGTCCCGGCATCAAACTCCTCGACATCGCCGACCAGCCTGCCACGCATGCGCAGATCAAGAAACGAAGAAAACTCG AAATGGAGGAGGGCGCAAAGAAGGCTGCCGCCGCTGCCCCGCCCTCTCCCCCTCCGCCGGCCGGTGATAAGacacaaaacaacaaaacagaaGAACCTCCCACAA GCGTCCCCAGCTCGGAGCCGACGCCCGCGGCGTCCCCCCCTCCCGCCGGGCCGGtcgccgcgccccccgcgcccgcccgcGCCGCGTCCCCCGACCCGCGCCCCGCACTCCTGCACGACGGACCCCCGCCTCTCGCCAGCCCCATACTCGTACAG GGTCCTTCTGGTGGCAAGTTGGTGCTAGCAAGCGGTGGGAAGCCGGTTCTGGTGCCGGCACTGCTTAACTCCTCAGCCGTGTTACTGCAGCCTGGTGGAAAAGCTGTGTTACTGCATAATATTAAACAG GTCACCCAGCCCGTGGTCCAGCAACAACAGCGGACAACTGTTCCCGTACCAGCCTTACATCAGACGCAGACTTTACATCATCAAATACCACAGACG CAGGTGCAGATTCAACAGCAAGTACAGCAGCCCACTCCCGTGCAGCCGGCGCCCCAACCAGCCGCCACGCCTCTACTGCCCAGACGAGGACTTTCCCTTACG CGAGAACAGATGCTGGAAGCCCAGGATATGTTCAGAAATGCAAATCGTGTTACGAGACCGGAAAAAGCTCTTATACTTGGTTTTATGGCTGGATCTAGAG ATAATCCGTGTCCGAACCTCGGCAATATTGTTACGATAAAACTCTCTGAAAACATTGAGAATGTTCTACAGTCGGACGACACGTATCTCACTATGCTCTCAGAGATGCATTTCCAAATGAACTACAACAATGGACAGTGGACTAGACTCAAGAAGTACCGACCTATAGACGGCATGGTGCCGCAGAAGATACCTCCAGGATCCACTGTGATATCAGCCGGGAATCAGCAACCTGTAGTTTCAATAGCCAACCAAACGATTAGCTAA
- the LOC101735821 gene encoding negative elongation factor A isoform X2, which produces MANVRDSDISLWLHNKLGTSNDSWTSGSICSQLNAEVLKNIKDCFPELQPQVKLKLLLSFFHIPRRNVEEWKSELEEILEVAAMDSDLWVAMLAEVLKTYPSAGTLNTEIAEFDETRPIFSDMIGELRRALAKHSDLGLLPLECLYLNKNALVSVVGQQTNPIKHFTLKRKPKSASLRSELLAKATEVQANQKKAQAPTVPIRSRGMPRKMTDTTPLKGLPSLGAGRAAMRAGGTGWRSQRPGIKLLDIADQPATHAQIKKRRKLEMEEGAKKAAAAAPPSPPPPAGDKTQNNKTEEPPTSVPSSEPTPAASPPPAGPVAAPPAPARAASPDPRPALLHDGPPPLASPILVQGPSGGKLVLASGGKPVLVPALLNSSAVLLQPGGKAVLLHNIKQVTQPVVQQQQRTTVPVPALHQTQTLHHQIPQTVQIQQQVQQPTPVQPAPQPAATPLLPRRGLSLTREQMLEAQDMFRNANRVTRPEKALILGFMAGSRDNPCPNLGNIVTIKLSENIENVLQSDDTYLTMLSEMHFQMNYNNGQWTRLKKYRPIDGMVPQKIPPGSTVISAGNQQPVVSIANQTIS; this is translated from the exons ATGGCGAACGTGCGGGATAGTGACATATCTTTGTGGCTCCACAATAAACTCGGTACATCGAACGATTCTTGGACAAGTGGCTCGATTTGTTCACAATTAAACGCTGAAGTATTAAAGAATATAAAAGACTGTTTTCCAGAATTACAACCGCAagtgaaattgaaattattactaAGTTTCTTTCATATCCCGCGCAGAAATGTTGAAGAG TGGAAAAGTGAACTCGAGGAGATCCTTGAAGTTGCTGCAATGGATTCAGACCTCTGGGTGGCGATGCTTGCTGAAGTCCTCAAAACGTACCCCTCAGCTGGCACCCTTAATACAGAGATAGCAGAGTTTGATGAGACAAGACCAATATTTAGTGATATGATTGGAGAGTTAAGGAGAGCTTTAGCCAAACATTCGGATCTAGGATTATTACCGCTGGAGTGCCTGTATTTAAATAAGAATGCTTTAGTATCTGTG GTTGGCCAACAAACAAATCCGATAAAACATTTTACACTGAAACGGAAACCTAAATCGGCATCGCTCAGAAGCGAGCTCCTTGCCAAAGCTACAGAGGTTCAGGCAAATCAGAAGAAAGCTCAAGCTCCTACCGTACCAATACGTAGCAGAGGAATGCCTCGGAAAATGACAGATACTA CTCCCCTGAAGGGTTTGCCGTCGTTGGGCGCGGGTCGTGCGGCCATGCGCGCGGGCGGCACGGGCTGGCGCTCGCAGCGTCCCGGCATCAAACTCCTCGACATCGCCGACCAGCCTGCCACGCATGCGCAGATCAAGAAACGAAGAAAACTCG AAATGGAGGAGGGCGCAAAGAAGGCTGCCGCCGCTGCCCCGCCCTCTCCCCCTCCGCCGGCCGGTGATAAGacacaaaacaacaaaacagaaGAACCTCCCACAA GCGTCCCCAGCTCGGAGCCGACGCCCGCGGCGTCCCCCCCTCCCGCCGGGCCGGtcgccgcgccccccgcgcccgcccgcGCCGCGTCCCCCGACCCGCGCCCCGCACTCCTGCACGACGGACCCCCGCCTCTCGCCAGCCCCATACTCGTACAG GGTCCTTCTGGTGGCAAGTTGGTGCTAGCAAGCGGTGGGAAGCCGGTTCTGGTGCCGGCACTGCTTAACTCCTCAGCCGTGTTACTGCAGCCTGGTGGAAAAGCTGTGTTACTGCATAATATTAAACAG GTCACCCAGCCCGTGGTCCAGCAACAACAGCGGACAACTGTTCCCGTACCAGCCTTACATCAGACGCAGACTTTACATCATCAAATACCACAGACG GTGCAGATTCAACAGCAAGTACAGCAGCCCACTCCCGTGCAGCCGGCGCCCCAACCAGCCGCCACGCCTCTACTGCCCAGACGAGGACTTTCCCTTACG CGAGAACAGATGCTGGAAGCCCAGGATATGTTCAGAAATGCAAATCGTGTTACGAGACCGGAAAAAGCTCTTATACTTGGTTTTATGGCTGGATCTAGAG ATAATCCGTGTCCGAACCTCGGCAATATTGTTACGATAAAACTCTCTGAAAACATTGAGAATGTTCTACAGTCGGACGACACGTATCTCACTATGCTCTCAGAGATGCATTTCCAAATGAACTACAACAATGGACAGTGGACTAGACTCAAGAAGTACCGACCTATAGACGGCATGGTGCCGCAGAAGATACCTCCAGGATCCACTGTGATATCAGCCGGGAATCAGCAACCTGTAGTTTCAATAGCCAACCAAACGATTAGCTAA
- the LOC134201489 gene encoding serine/threonine-protein phosphatase 2A 65 kDa regulatory subunit A alpha isoform-like isoform X2, giving the protein MTCFYDELKNEDVQLRLNSIKKLSTIALALGVERTKSELIPFLTETIYDEDEVLLALAEQLGNFINLVGGGEFAHCLLPPLETLAAVEETVVRDKAVASLRAVAEHHSPQALEEHFVPLVQRLAGGDWFTSRTSACGLFSVCYPRVSAVVKAELRQHFCSLCQDDTPMVRRAAAYKLGEFAKVVEIEYVKSDLIPIFVFLAKDDQDSVRLLAAEACAVVASLLAPEDMEQHVMPTVRARAGDTSWRVRYMVADKFVELQQAVGPELARTDLAQIFQALLKDSEAEVRAAAAGKVKDFCMNLDKAHQEHIIMTMILPQIKDLVCDANQHVKSALASVIMGLSPIVGRQNTIEHLLPLFLTQLKDECPEVRLNIISNLECVNEVIGIQQLVQSLLPAIVELAEDTKWRVRLAIIEHMPLLAGQLGQEFFDEKLTSLCMSWLVDHVYAIREAATLNLKKLVEQYGPQWAENNVIPKVLNMSHEQNYLHRMTYLFCINVLSEVCGKDITTRVLLPTVLSMADDNVANVRFNVAKTLQIMAKYLDPAVIQPQVKPVLEKLNVDPDVDVKYFASEAIAGIAG; this is encoded by the exons ATGACTTGTTTTTACG ATGAGCTAAAGAATGAGGATGTACAGCTTCGTTTGAACTCTATAAAGAAATTGTCGACGATCGCGTTGGCTCTGGGCGTGGAGAGGACTAAATCGGAGTTGATCCCGTTCCTCACTGAGACAATCTATGATGAAGACGAGGTTCTCTTAGCACTCGCTGAACAACTTG GTAACTTCATAAACTTGGTTGGAGGGGGAGAATTTGCACACTGTCTCCTTCCTCCACTAGAGACATTAGCAGCAGTGGAAGAAACAGTAGTCAGAGACAAGGCAGTGGCCTCGCTCCGTGCTGTTGCCGAGCACCATAGCCCCCAGGCACTCGAGGAACACTTTGTGCCATTAGTACAGCGTCTTGCCGGAGGAGACTGGTTTACTTCCAGAACATCTGCCTGTGGACTCTTtag TGTCTGCTACCCACGCGTTTCGGCCGTAGTGAAGGCGGAACTTCGTCAGCATTTTTGCTCGCTCTGCCAAGATGACACTCCGATGGTGCGACGCGCTGCCGCCTACAAACTTGGGGAGTTCGCTAAAGTCGTAGAAATCGAATACGTCAAGAGCGATCTCATTCCCATCTTTGTGTTTTTGGCAAAG gaTGACCAAGACTCGGTACGTTTGCTAGCCGCAGAGGCATGTGCTGTTGTGGCTTCTCTGCTGGCACCCGAGGATATGGAGCAACATGTGATGCCGACCGTGCGGGCTCGTGCCGGAGATACTTCGTGGAGGGTGCGGTACATGGTCGCTGATAA GTTCGTAGAGCTGCAACAAGCTGTTGGTCCAGAGCTAGCTCGTACAGATCTAGCACAGATCTTCCAGGCACTGCTCAAGGACTCGGAGGCTGAGGTTAGAGCCGCAGCTGCTGGGAAG GTCAAGGACTTCTGTATGAACTTGGATAAAGCTCATCAAGAACACATCATCATGACCATGATCTTGCCACAGATCAAGGACTTGGTGTGTGATGCCAACCAACACGTCAAGTCTGCCCTAGCCTCCGTCATCATGGGCCTGAGCCCCATAGTGGGCAGACAGAACACTATTGAACATCTCCTGCCGCTGTTCCTCACACAACTGAAGGATGAATGTCCCGAAGTCCGACTCAACATAATCTCCAACCTCGAGTGTGTGAATGAAGTGATCGGCATCCAACAGCTGGTGCAGTCTCTCCTCCCCGCCATCGTGGAGCTGGCAGAGGACACCAAGTGGAGGGTCCGTCTGGCCATCATCGAGCACATGCCGCTACTGGCGGGACAGCTGGGCCAGGAGTTCTTCGACGAGAAGCTGACCAGCTTGTGCATGTCGTGGCTGGTGGACCACGTGTACGCCATCCGCGAGGCTGCGACCCTCAACCTGAAGAAGCTGGTGGAGCAGTACGGGCCGCAGTGGGCAGAGAACAACGTCATACCCAAAGTACTGAACATGTCGCACGAGCAGAACTACTTGCACAGGATGACGTACTTGTTCTGCATTAACGTGCTGTCCGAAGTGTGCGGCAAGGACATCACGACCAGGGTGCTGCTGCCGACCGTGTTGTCTATGGCCGACGACAATGTTGCCAACGTGCGGTTCAATGTTGCCAAGACGCTGCAGATAATGGCCAAATACTTGGACCCGGCCGTCATCCAGCCCCAAGTCAAGCCGGTCCTGGAGAAGCTGAACGTGGACCCCGACGTCGACGTCAAGTACTTCGCATCGGAAGCGATCGCCGGAATAGCTGgataa
- the LOC134201488 gene encoding serine/threonine-protein phosphatase 2A 65 kDa regulatory subunit A alpha isoform-like, producing the protein MAASDSGTDESLYPIAVLIDELKNEDVQLRLNSIKKLSTIALALGVERTKSELIPFLTETIYDEDEVLLALAEQLGSFINLVGGGEFAHCLLPPLETLAAVEETVVRDKAVASLRAVAEHHSPQALEEHFVPLVQRLAGGDWFTSRTSACGLFSVCYPRVSAPVKAELRQHFRSLCQDDTPMVRRAAAYKLGEFAKVVEIEYVKSDLIPIFVILAEDDQDSVRLLAAEACAAVAALLTPEDMEQHVMPTVRALSGDASWRVRYMVADKFVELQQAVGQELARTDLAQIFQALLKDSEAEVRAAAAGKVKDFCMNLDKAHQEHIIMTMILPQIKDLVCDANQHVKSALASVIMGLSPIVGRQNTIEHLLPLFLTQLKDECPEVRLNIISNLECVNEVIGIQQLVQSLLPAIVELAEDTKWRVRLAIIEHMPLLAGQLGQEFFDEKLTSLCMSWLVDHVYAIREAATLNLKKLVEQYGPQWAENNVIPKVLNMSHEQNYLHRMTYLFCINVLSEVCGKDITTRVLLPTVLSMADDNVANVRFNVAKTLQIMAKYLDPAVIQPQVKPVLEKLNVDPDVDVKYFASEAIAGIAG; encoded by the exons atggcagcgagcgactccgggACGGATGAATCATTGTATCCGATTGCCGTTCTCATAGATGAGCTGAAGAATGAGGATGTACAGCTTCGTTTGAACTCTATAAAGAAGTTGTCGACGATCGCGTTGGCTCTGGGCGTGGAGAGGACTAAATCGGAGTTGATCCCGTTCCTCACTGAGACAATCTATGATGAAGACGAGGTTCTCTTAGCACTAGCTGAACAACTTG GTAGTTTCATCAACTTGGTCGGCGGAGGAGAGTTCGCACATTGTCTTCTTCCACCCCTGGAGACATTAGCAGCAGTTGAAGAGACAGTAGTCCGAGATAAGGCAGTGGCTTCACTCCGTGCCGTTGCCGAGCACCACAGCCCGCAAGCACTCGAGGAACACTTTGTGCCACTAGTACAGCGCCTTGCTGGAGGAGACTGGTTCACTTCAAGAACATCTGCTTGTGGACTATTtag TGTATGCTATCCACGTGTCTCAGCACCTGTGAAGGCAGAACTCCGTCAGCATTTCCGCTCCCTCTGTCAAGATGATACTCCGATGGTACGCCGCGCTGCTGCCTACAAACTTGGAGAGTTTGCGAAAGTTGTGGAGATTGAATATGTTAAGAGCGATCTTATTCCCATATTTGTGATTTTGGCAGAG GATGATCAAGATTCCGTTCGTCTGTTGGCTGCCGAAGCCTGCGCGGCTGTTGCGGCTCTATTGACTCCTGAGGATATGGAGCAGCATGTGATGCCAACTGTACGCGCACTGTCCGGAGACGCTTCTTGGAGAGTCCGATATATGGTTGCTGATAA GTTCGTAGAGCTGCAACAAGCTGTAGGCCAGGAACTAGCTCGTACAGATCTAGCACAGATCTTCCAGGCACTGCTCAAGGACTCGGAGGCTGAGGTTAGAGCCGCAGCTGCTGGGAAG GTCAAGGACTTCTGTATGAACTTGGATAAAGCTCACCAAGAACACATCATCATGACCATGATCTTGCCACAGATCAAGGACTTGGTGTGTGATGCCAACCAACACGTCAAGTCTGCACTAGCCTCCGTCATCATGGGCCTGAGCCCCATAGTGGGCAGACAGAACACTATTGAACATCTCCTGCCGCTGTTCCTCACACAACTGAAGGATGAATGTCCCGAAGTCCGACTCAACATAATCTCCAACCTCGAGTGTGTGAATGAAGTGATCGGCATCCAACAGCTGGTGCAGTCTCTCCTCCCCGCCATCGTGGAGCTGGCAGAGGACACCAAGTGGAGGGTCCGTCTGGCCATCATCGAGCACATGCCTCTACTGGCGGGACAGCTGGGCCAGGAGTTCTTCGACGAGAAGCTGACCAGCTTGTGCATGTCGTGGCTGGTGGACCACGTGTACGCCATCCGCGAGGCTGCGACCCTCAACCTGAAGAAGCTGGTGGAGCAGTACGGGCCGCAGTGGGCAGAGAACAACGTCATACCCAAAGTACTGAACATGTCGCACGAGCAGAACTACTTGCACAGGATGACGTACTTGTTCTGCATTAACGTGCTGTCCGAAGTGTGCGGCAAGGACATCACGACCAGGGTGCTGCTGCCGACCGTGTTGTCTATGGCCGACGACAATGTTGCCAACGTGCGGTTCAATGTTGCCAAGACGCTGCAGATAATGGCTAAGTACTTGGACCCGGCCGTCATCCAGCCCCAAGTCAAGCCGGTCCTGGAGAAGCTGAACGTGGACCCCGACGTCGACGTCAAGTACTTCGCGTCGGAGGCGATCGCCGGAATAGCTGGATAa